Proteins from one Melospiza melodia melodia isolate bMelMel2 chromosome 18, bMelMel2.pri, whole genome shotgun sequence genomic window:
- the PALB2 gene encoding partner and localizer of BRCA2 isoform X2, which yields MEAPPAAAALSGADKEKLREKLALLRREYSETVIRLRRARRAERARSHGRRERSPTGYRGNTSAGADRDGPSQLQTETCSDAGTEKTTSATVKHIPEFSSDEVSPQDSSRAESFQASQENLCCGTIRPVPVEKKPQTSRGMMKLRRRTKALESKERESVHDVHLISTGEMMKTQIASAEELQSPLFRHSSVSHTEEAAQRAPGAVPVQEERHSFTPDAASGFVQDVFEGSVTAGEPELSPHVLRDSRDIWQPESSGAVATPDGHEPCSQHGDSVLLDPRGDGREESSSGVKQPEGQSLCEDQGELRGLLDLMSENEILRDSRNNTITEESKNHEGHQSDANTLNPCPADKALDTAEGVLENQHTEMESRLSPAAKAVAPEGTLSSCTVVEGLLFPVEYYVRTTRRMSNCQRKVDLDAVILSQLGRSKKGQRSKCKQKDANPNQPSQEGAEGDLEPGVEPFPFLGAENDQANSSSSQKSLPASSNSSTSLESVSQKSITSTRQEQRQSQRKQKGRRKAACKAPMHPVSQELIESQDPTMANESSALLSNENQSEKENCDANLERSSSDERRVSGAAAPGPAGPGVTGATQPAGPDPPQGGSQVPGKCHKALLEQVQHPLHSSDSLSPGSDAFASRVGDVEGSAAVCQGDKHPVQRVKRQRGAEQLPGVSVPLRRSLRCSARHRPPTGSTDASSRGSSSPRGSQGPAALGLPAANSNTRGSLFSFRSLQWLIPKLGIRDFHLPNEEFGVLKLEKLKSSPVNDLEDFVSGDGVAPEDTPDAQMKPKEKSNLILPSKTGLPELPCMEGLTSKKELSTHELLFTPMGTVLEAPTHPEPEISSSVFPAVGATPGVLPSVHTEAFPDTPSVPALPVTPSSPRGAAALVLGDVAHRDPAVPPHPDSCAAGAARNQEKQGTALPSAAERGPESKSSETVSLEKHQQPENKEQESCRTSPEQIKDVAEPLTAALPDGPREESLQFVSELKEPWCSGAVDVGAVWWAAAGSCRELRVVTACESAVSLWQPRAPAGWARLHTWHLREIPVIQIVPLPDTCNLVCVALGELEIGEIRLLLYSSETDSFKHSLVKTGNIKAVAGLKDWRLVSSSRTMQEQQVEMVFLSETGGSKDRQTLMPPEETVTAFAEVEGMSEALVGTTAGNSVVVWNLRTGQLLRKMHVGYSYPASICHRAYSDSGLLFVVLSHPHAKESESCGSPAFRMVAFNPRTGRSAPVTSCCLPPGPAGRYLEGDVWDTAGAAVLTSGAVAVWDLLQGCCTAVLPPGPTGHWALARWAPGGAGLLAGHRDGTVHLYRYRPLQPGPA from the exons CTGATGCTGGCACCGAGAAGACAACATCTGCCACAGTTAAGCACATTCCAGAATTCTCCAGTGATGAGGTTAGCCCGCAGGACAGCTCCCGGGCAGAAAGCTTTCAGGCCAGCCAGGAAAACCTGTGCTGTGGGACCATCAGGCCTGTCCCTGTGgagaaaaagccccaaacctCCCGAGGCATGATGAAGCTGCGGAGACGGACGAAGGCTCTGGAATCAAAGGAAAGGGAATCAGTGCATGATGTGCATCTAATCAGTACTGGTGAAATGATGAAAACTCAAATTGCCAGTGCAGAGGAGCTTCAGTCACCACTGTTCAGGCACAGCAGCGTCTCACACACTGAGGAAGCTGCTCAAAGGGCACCTGGGGCAGTGCCTGTGCAGGAAGAAAGACATAGTTTCACTCCTGATGCAGCATCAGGGTTTGTACAGGATGTGTTTGAGGGCAGTGTCACTGCAGGAGAGCCTGAGCTGTCCCCCCATGtgctgagggacagcagggacatctgGCAGCCTGAGTCCTCAGGGGCTGTGGCCACACCTGATGGACATGAGCCGTGCTCACAGCATGGAGATTCTGTTTTACTTGACCCCAGAGGTGATGGCAGAGAAGAGTCCTCCAGCGGAGTAAAACAGCCAGAGGGTCAGAGTTTGTGTGAAGATCAGGGAGAATTACGTGGGCTCCTGGATTTAATGTCAGAAAATGAAATATtgcgtgacagcagaaataacaccATAACCGAGGAGAGTAAAAACCATGAAGGACATCAAAGTGACGCTAATACCTTGAATCCCTGTCCTGCAGATAAAGCTCTGGACACTGCTGAAGGAGTGCTGGAGAATCAACACACTGAAATGGAGTCAAGGCTCTCTCCTGCTGCCAAGGCGGTGGCTCCCGAGGGCACGCTGAGCTCCTGCACAGTGGTGGAAGGGCTGCTCTTCCCCGTGGAGTACTACGTGCGGACAACTCGCCGCATGTCCAACTGCCAGAGGAAGGTGGACCTGGACGCTGTCATCCTCAGCCAGCTGGGCAGGAGCAAGAAAGGCCAGCGGAGTAAATGCAAGCAGAAAGATGCAAACCCCAATCAGCCCTCGCAAGAGGGAGCTGAGGGTGATTTAGAGCCAGGGGTTGAGCCCTTCCCTTTTCTTGGGGCAGAAAATGATCAAGCAAACTCAAGTAGTTCTCAGAAATCCCTTCCTGCATCCAGCAACAGCAGCACTTCTCTTGAATCCGTTTCTCAGAAAAGCATCACTAGCACAAGGCAAGAGCAGAGACAATCCCAgaggaaacagaaaggaagaaggaaggcagcTTGCAAAGCCCCCATGCATCCAGTGTCACAAGAGCTTATAGAGAGTCAGGATCCCACAATGGCCAATGAAAGCAGTGCTCTGCTGTCAAATGAGAACcagagtgaaaaggaaaactgTGATGCTAACCTTGAAAGGTCTTCTTCAGATGAGAGGAGAGTGTCTGGTGCTGCAGCCCCGgggcctgcagggccaggagtgacTGGAGCTACCCAGCCAGCAGGTCCTGACCCTCCTCAGGGTGGGAGCCAAGTGCCAGGGAAATGCCATAAGGCTCTGTTGGAGCAGGTTCAACATCCACTCCACAGCAGCGATTCCCTGAGCCCAGGGAGCGACGCTTTTGCCAGCCGTGTGGGAGATGTGgagggcagtgctgctgtgtgtcaGGGAGACAAACATCCAGTGCAGCGTGTGAAGAGGCAGCGAGGAGCCGAGCAGCTGCCCGGGGTCAGCGTCCCTCTGCGCCGCTCCCTGCGCTGCTctgccaggcacaggcccccgACAGGCTCAACAG ATGCCAGCAGCAGAGGAAGCAGCAGTCCCAGGGGTTCACAGGGTCCTGCTGCCCTTGGGCTCCCTGCTGCAAACTCCAACACTCGTGGCTCCCTCTTCTCCTTCCGCAGCCTCCAGTGGCTGATCCCTAAGCTGGGCATCAGGGACTTCCACTTACCAAATGAGGAATTTGGAGTGCTGAAACTGGAGAAATTGAAATCATCCCCTGTGAATGACTTGGAGGATTTTGTgtctggggatggtgtggctccAGAGGACACACCAGATGCACAAatgaaaccaaaagaaaaaagtaatttgaTTTTGCCTTCCAAAACCGGATTGCCTGAACTCCCTTGCATGGAAGGCCTGACTTCCAAGAAGGAGCTTTCCACCCATGAATTGCTGTTTACTCCCATGGGGACTGTCCTAGAGGCTCCCACTCACCCTGAGCCTGAGATTTCCTCGTCTGTTTTCCCTGCTGTGGGTGCAACCCCAGGTGTTTTACCTTCAGTACACACTGAGGCGTTCCCTGACACACCTTCTGTACCTGCCTTGCCAGTGACCCCATCTtcccccagaggagcagctgccctggTCCTGGGGGATGTGGCACACAGagaccctgctgtgccacctCACCCTgacagctgtgctgcaggggctgccAGAAACCAGGAGAAGCAAGGTACAGCATTGCCTTCAGCAGCTGAAAGAGGTCCTGAGAGCAAATCTAGTGAGACTGTGTCCTTGGAGAAGCATCAGCAGCCAGAGAACAAAGAGCAGGAATCCTGCAGAACTTCACCTGAACAG ATAAAAGATGTGGCAGAGCCATTGACTGCAGCGCTGCCGGATGGCCCCAGAGAAGAGAGCTTGCAGTTTGTGTCAGAGCTAAAg GAGCCCTGGTGCTCGGGCGCCGTGGACGTGGGCGCCGTGTGGTGGGCAGcagctggcagctgcagggagctgcgcgTGGTCACCGCCTGCGAGAGCGCCGTGTCCCTCTGGCAGCCACGGGCCCCCGCCGGCTGGGCCAGGCTGCACACCTGGCACCTCAGAGAG ATTCCTGTCATCCAGATTGTTCCTCTGCCAGACACCTGTAACCTCGTGTGTGTAGCACTGGGAGAGCTGGAGATTGGAGAAATAAg GCTCTTGCTTTATTCTTCTGAGACTGACTCATTCAAGCACTCCCTAGTGAAAACTGGGAATATAAAAGCAGTTGCTGGGCTAAAGGACTGGAGGCtggtgagcagcagcaggaccatgcaggAGCAGCAAGTGGAGATGGTTTTTCTCTCAGAGACAGGGGG GAGCAAGGACAGGCAGACTCTGATGCCCCCTGAAGAAACGGTTACAGCCTTTGCTGAGGTAGAAGGGATGAGCGAGGCCTTGGTGGGCACCACTGCAGGGAACAGCGTTGTGGTTTG GAATCTGAGAACTGGTCAGCTCCTGAGGAAGATGCACGTTGGCTATTCCTACCCAGCTTCCATCTGCCATCGAGCATATTCTGACTCT GGCCTTCTGTTTGTTGTTTTAAGCCACCCTCATGCCAAAGAGAGCGAGTCCTGTGGAAGCCCAGCATTCCGCATGGTGGCCTTCAACCCGCGCACGGGCCGGAGCGCGCCGGTGAcgtcctgctgcctgccccctggccCGGCAGGCAG gtaCCTGGAGGGTGACGTGTGGGACACTGCGGGAGCCGCCGTGCTGACGTCGGGTGCGGTGGCCGTGTGGgacctgctgcagggctgctgcacggCCGTGCTGCCCCCGGGCCCCACGGGGCACTGGGCCCTGGCCCGCTGGGCCCCTggtggggctgggctgctggcggGGCACCGTGATGGCACCGTGCACCTGTACCGGTACCGGCCCCTGCAGCCAGGACCCGCCTGA
- the PALB2 gene encoding partner and localizer of BRCA2 isoform X1, with amino-acid sequence MEAPPAAAALSGADKEKLREKLALLRREYSETVIRLRRARRAERARSHGRRERSPTGGSRGERGASGYRGNTSAGADRDGPSQLQTETCSDAGTEKTTSATVKHIPEFSSDEVSPQDSSRAESFQASQENLCCGTIRPVPVEKKPQTSRGMMKLRRRTKALESKERESVHDVHLISTGEMMKTQIASAEELQSPLFRHSSVSHTEEAAQRAPGAVPVQEERHSFTPDAASGFVQDVFEGSVTAGEPELSPHVLRDSRDIWQPESSGAVATPDGHEPCSQHGDSVLLDPRGDGREESSSGVKQPEGQSLCEDQGELRGLLDLMSENEILRDSRNNTITEESKNHEGHQSDANTLNPCPADKALDTAEGVLENQHTEMESRLSPAAKAVAPEGTLSSCTVVEGLLFPVEYYVRTTRRMSNCQRKVDLDAVILSQLGRSKKGQRSKCKQKDANPNQPSQEGAEGDLEPGVEPFPFLGAENDQANSSSSQKSLPASSNSSTSLESVSQKSITSTRQEQRQSQRKQKGRRKAACKAPMHPVSQELIESQDPTMANESSALLSNENQSEKENCDANLERSSSDERRVSGAAAPGPAGPGVTGATQPAGPDPPQGGSQVPGKCHKALLEQVQHPLHSSDSLSPGSDAFASRVGDVEGSAAVCQGDKHPVQRVKRQRGAEQLPGVSVPLRRSLRCSARHRPPTGSTDASSRGSSSPRGSQGPAALGLPAANSNTRGSLFSFRSLQWLIPKLGIRDFHLPNEEFGVLKLEKLKSSPVNDLEDFVSGDGVAPEDTPDAQMKPKEKSNLILPSKTGLPELPCMEGLTSKKELSTHELLFTPMGTVLEAPTHPEPEISSSVFPAVGATPGVLPSVHTEAFPDTPSVPALPVTPSSPRGAAALVLGDVAHRDPAVPPHPDSCAAGAARNQEKQGTALPSAAERGPESKSSETVSLEKHQQPENKEQESCRTSPEQIKDVAEPLTAALPDGPREESLQFVSELKEPWCSGAVDVGAVWWAAAGSCRELRVVTACESAVSLWQPRAPAGWARLHTWHLREIPVIQIVPLPDTCNLVCVALGELEIGEIRLLLYSSETDSFKHSLVKTGNIKAVAGLKDWRLVSSSRTMQEQQVEMVFLSETGGSKDRQTLMPPEETVTAFAEVEGMSEALVGTTAGNSVVVWNLRTGQLLRKMHVGYSYPASICHRAYSDSGLLFVVLSHPHAKESESCGSPAFRMVAFNPRTGRSAPVTSCCLPPGPAGRYLEGDVWDTAGAAVLTSGAVAVWDLLQGCCTAVLPPGPTGHWALARWAPGGAGLLAGHRDGTVHLYRYRPLQPGPA; translated from the exons CTGATGCTGGCACCGAGAAGACAACATCTGCCACAGTTAAGCACATTCCAGAATTCTCCAGTGATGAGGTTAGCCCGCAGGACAGCTCCCGGGCAGAAAGCTTTCAGGCCAGCCAGGAAAACCTGTGCTGTGGGACCATCAGGCCTGTCCCTGTGgagaaaaagccccaaacctCCCGAGGCATGATGAAGCTGCGGAGACGGACGAAGGCTCTGGAATCAAAGGAAAGGGAATCAGTGCATGATGTGCATCTAATCAGTACTGGTGAAATGATGAAAACTCAAATTGCCAGTGCAGAGGAGCTTCAGTCACCACTGTTCAGGCACAGCAGCGTCTCACACACTGAGGAAGCTGCTCAAAGGGCACCTGGGGCAGTGCCTGTGCAGGAAGAAAGACATAGTTTCACTCCTGATGCAGCATCAGGGTTTGTACAGGATGTGTTTGAGGGCAGTGTCACTGCAGGAGAGCCTGAGCTGTCCCCCCATGtgctgagggacagcagggacatctgGCAGCCTGAGTCCTCAGGGGCTGTGGCCACACCTGATGGACATGAGCCGTGCTCACAGCATGGAGATTCTGTTTTACTTGACCCCAGAGGTGATGGCAGAGAAGAGTCCTCCAGCGGAGTAAAACAGCCAGAGGGTCAGAGTTTGTGTGAAGATCAGGGAGAATTACGTGGGCTCCTGGATTTAATGTCAGAAAATGAAATATtgcgtgacagcagaaataacaccATAACCGAGGAGAGTAAAAACCATGAAGGACATCAAAGTGACGCTAATACCTTGAATCCCTGTCCTGCAGATAAAGCTCTGGACACTGCTGAAGGAGTGCTGGAGAATCAACACACTGAAATGGAGTCAAGGCTCTCTCCTGCTGCCAAGGCGGTGGCTCCCGAGGGCACGCTGAGCTCCTGCACAGTGGTGGAAGGGCTGCTCTTCCCCGTGGAGTACTACGTGCGGACAACTCGCCGCATGTCCAACTGCCAGAGGAAGGTGGACCTGGACGCTGTCATCCTCAGCCAGCTGGGCAGGAGCAAGAAAGGCCAGCGGAGTAAATGCAAGCAGAAAGATGCAAACCCCAATCAGCCCTCGCAAGAGGGAGCTGAGGGTGATTTAGAGCCAGGGGTTGAGCCCTTCCCTTTTCTTGGGGCAGAAAATGATCAAGCAAACTCAAGTAGTTCTCAGAAATCCCTTCCTGCATCCAGCAACAGCAGCACTTCTCTTGAATCCGTTTCTCAGAAAAGCATCACTAGCACAAGGCAAGAGCAGAGACAATCCCAgaggaaacagaaaggaagaaggaaggcagcTTGCAAAGCCCCCATGCATCCAGTGTCACAAGAGCTTATAGAGAGTCAGGATCCCACAATGGCCAATGAAAGCAGTGCTCTGCTGTCAAATGAGAACcagagtgaaaaggaaaactgTGATGCTAACCTTGAAAGGTCTTCTTCAGATGAGAGGAGAGTGTCTGGTGCTGCAGCCCCGgggcctgcagggccaggagtgacTGGAGCTACCCAGCCAGCAGGTCCTGACCCTCCTCAGGGTGGGAGCCAAGTGCCAGGGAAATGCCATAAGGCTCTGTTGGAGCAGGTTCAACATCCACTCCACAGCAGCGATTCCCTGAGCCCAGGGAGCGACGCTTTTGCCAGCCGTGTGGGAGATGTGgagggcagtgctgctgtgtgtcaGGGAGACAAACATCCAGTGCAGCGTGTGAAGAGGCAGCGAGGAGCCGAGCAGCTGCCCGGGGTCAGCGTCCCTCTGCGCCGCTCCCTGCGCTGCTctgccaggcacaggcccccgACAGGCTCAACAG ATGCCAGCAGCAGAGGAAGCAGCAGTCCCAGGGGTTCACAGGGTCCTGCTGCCCTTGGGCTCCCTGCTGCAAACTCCAACACTCGTGGCTCCCTCTTCTCCTTCCGCAGCCTCCAGTGGCTGATCCCTAAGCTGGGCATCAGGGACTTCCACTTACCAAATGAGGAATTTGGAGTGCTGAAACTGGAGAAATTGAAATCATCCCCTGTGAATGACTTGGAGGATTTTGTgtctggggatggtgtggctccAGAGGACACACCAGATGCACAAatgaaaccaaaagaaaaaagtaatttgaTTTTGCCTTCCAAAACCGGATTGCCTGAACTCCCTTGCATGGAAGGCCTGACTTCCAAGAAGGAGCTTTCCACCCATGAATTGCTGTTTACTCCCATGGGGACTGTCCTAGAGGCTCCCACTCACCCTGAGCCTGAGATTTCCTCGTCTGTTTTCCCTGCTGTGGGTGCAACCCCAGGTGTTTTACCTTCAGTACACACTGAGGCGTTCCCTGACACACCTTCTGTACCTGCCTTGCCAGTGACCCCATCTtcccccagaggagcagctgccctggTCCTGGGGGATGTGGCACACAGagaccctgctgtgccacctCACCCTgacagctgtgctgcaggggctgccAGAAACCAGGAGAAGCAAGGTACAGCATTGCCTTCAGCAGCTGAAAGAGGTCCTGAGAGCAAATCTAGTGAGACTGTGTCCTTGGAGAAGCATCAGCAGCCAGAGAACAAAGAGCAGGAATCCTGCAGAACTTCACCTGAACAG ATAAAAGATGTGGCAGAGCCATTGACTGCAGCGCTGCCGGATGGCCCCAGAGAAGAGAGCTTGCAGTTTGTGTCAGAGCTAAAg GAGCCCTGGTGCTCGGGCGCCGTGGACGTGGGCGCCGTGTGGTGGGCAGcagctggcagctgcagggagctgcgcgTGGTCACCGCCTGCGAGAGCGCCGTGTCCCTCTGGCAGCCACGGGCCCCCGCCGGCTGGGCCAGGCTGCACACCTGGCACCTCAGAGAG ATTCCTGTCATCCAGATTGTTCCTCTGCCAGACACCTGTAACCTCGTGTGTGTAGCACTGGGAGAGCTGGAGATTGGAGAAATAAg GCTCTTGCTTTATTCTTCTGAGACTGACTCATTCAAGCACTCCCTAGTGAAAACTGGGAATATAAAAGCAGTTGCTGGGCTAAAGGACTGGAGGCtggtgagcagcagcaggaccatgcaggAGCAGCAAGTGGAGATGGTTTTTCTCTCAGAGACAGGGGG GAGCAAGGACAGGCAGACTCTGATGCCCCCTGAAGAAACGGTTACAGCCTTTGCTGAGGTAGAAGGGATGAGCGAGGCCTTGGTGGGCACCACTGCAGGGAACAGCGTTGTGGTTTG GAATCTGAGAACTGGTCAGCTCCTGAGGAAGATGCACGTTGGCTATTCCTACCCAGCTTCCATCTGCCATCGAGCATATTCTGACTCT GGCCTTCTGTTTGTTGTTTTAAGCCACCCTCATGCCAAAGAGAGCGAGTCCTGTGGAAGCCCAGCATTCCGCATGGTGGCCTTCAACCCGCGCACGGGCCGGAGCGCGCCGGTGAcgtcctgctgcctgccccctggccCGGCAGGCAG gtaCCTGGAGGGTGACGTGTGGGACACTGCGGGAGCCGCCGTGCTGACGTCGGGTGCGGTGGCCGTGTGGgacctgctgcagggctgctgcacggCCGTGCTGCCCCCGGGCCCCACGGGGCACTGGGCCCTGGCCCGCTGGGCCCCTggtggggctgggctgctggcggGGCACCGTGATGGCACCGTGCACCTGTACCGGTACCGGCCCCTGCAGCCAGGACCCGCCTGA
- the NDUFAB1 gene encoding acyl carrier protein, mitochondrial, whose amino-acid sequence MAARVLSSCARRLLPLPARPAALRSLRRLPPAAPAPPGRPAPPALLRLPRVAAPLCRSFSELPPLTLADIKDRVLYVLKLYDKIDPEKLTAESHFMKDLGLDSLDQVEIIMAMEDEFGFEIPDGDAEKLMRPQEIVDYIADKKDIYE is encoded by the exons ATGGCGGCCCGTGTCCTCTCGTCCTGCGCCCGCCGcctgctgccgctgcccgcccgccccgccgcgctccgctcCCTCCGCCGCctgccgcccgccgcccccgccccgccgggccgccccgcgccgcccgcgcTGCTCCGGCTGCCGCGTGTGGCCGCGCCCCTCTGCCGCAGCTTCTCCGAGCTGCCGCCCCTGACCTTGGCCGACATCAAGGACCGGGTGCTCTACGTGCTCAAGCTCTACGATAAGATCGACCCCGAGAAG CTCACAGCCGAGTCCCACTTCATGAAGGACCTGGGCCTGGACAGTCTGGACCAAGTGGAGATCATCATGGCCATGGAGGACGAGTTCG GATTTGAAATTCCTGACGGAGATGCAGAGAAGCTGATGCGCCCACAGGAGATTGTAGATTACATTGCAGATAAGAAGGATATTTATGAGTGA
- the LOC134426489 gene encoding nascent polypeptide-associated complex subunit alpha, muscle-specific form-like, translated as MLATGSSGTGTAGTSPFAGGLQRLLTPTGTLQGMPGLSGGQGFASHPREGPRSAPQPSALSPGPGGSPLASTAWPAVGTGPASLPAARGGSALPLPTSMASTPGVTSPGQGGALDLTTGVLGPPDRGGAPEQGHIPLSPSAIPGQPPVPPGPGSPAVAQGGVTHTSPGSPHMSLSPQSAPASGSALTLLSAPLPSPGTSWGVLGFSPTVGTPLGDPSPGLPHSSPKVGPAESPPSLGRTQVGVGSLAPPSAPGHPQQAALSQPAPSPGPTTAVGVTSAAVTATITAATSPEGLWDTGTVTAEPHPAVPQRDVQGVSWGSPAHVPTVMPGPPQQPPDSHGEGPGSPPAAVDTELARPSSSPRGRTDPDTPQVTPAGVGRAPQVFIVEDQPPLLRAPLLRIRCELVLDMAFVPALQDPGSPERQELLHSFNETVTPLFAPVPGFLRLEVTGIRKGSVVLSYEALFAAEQLPGPGLDELLEAALGSARARPGLALGTAPVLRHEALARPLEPCALLFTCPSGFACASGADGNVTCTSLCHRAYCKNHGICSHGREQPPRCQCPVGSDFWFMGLRCDYRVTQQGLLGTAAGVLLSIVLLGAVLAALAVRRFKALLLEARADQTRSSYRRFCRLDDVSAQYWSRSGLPSASSLDNPAFSNSEELLQLQVLDSGCCGCRGDSAGAKRGPGPCSHPQCQPSFHYEWDTSSSSMNDPMVDSGKASDISVSSWPMEPIQWAPFPLHQLSRQRPHKARWPQSLCEGLELGTLERSWTA; from the exons ATGCTGGCCACTGGCAGCTCAggaacagggacagcagggacgtcACCCTTTGCTGgggggctgcagaggctgctgaccCCCACAGGGACCCTGCAGGGGATGCCAGGGCTGTCAGGAGGGCAGGGCTTTGCTTCCCACCCACGGGAGGGTCCCCGCTCTGCCCCTCAGCCCTCCgcactgtcccctgggcctggtgGGAGCCCTTtggccagcacagcctggccagCCGTGGGGACAGGCCCAGCCTCGCTGCCTGCCGCACgcgggggctcagctctgcctctccccacCTCCATGGCCAGCACCCCAGGGGTGACATCTCCTGGCCAGGGAGGAGCTCTGGACCTGACCACAGGGGTCTTGGGCCCACCTGACAGAGGGGGTGCCCCTGAGCAGGGTCACATCCCCCTGAGCCCATCAGccatcccagggcagccccctgtgcccccaggccctggcagccctgcagtggcacagggtggggtgacACACACCAGTCCTGGGTCCCCccacatgtccctgtccccacagtctGCCCCAGCCAGTGGCTCTGCACTGACCCTGCTGTCGGCcccactgccttccccagggacCAGCTGGGGCGTCTTGGGGTTCAGCCCCACTGTGGGCACCCCTCTGGGAGAcccctccccagggctgccccactcCAGCCCAAAGGTGGGTCCTGCTGAGAGCCCTCCATCCCTGGGGAGGACCCAGGTGGGAGTGGGCAGCCTGGCACCCCCCTCAGCACCTGGGCATCCCCAGCAGGCAGCTTTGTCCCAGCCTGCACCTTCCCCAGGACCCACCACTGCTGTTGGTGTCACCAGCgctgctgtcactgccaccaTCACAGCTGCCACCAGCCCAGAAGggctctgggacacagggacagtcaCAGCAGAGCCACATCCTGCTGTACCACAGAGGGATGTGCAGGGGGTGAGCTGGGGATCTCCAGCTCATGTGCCCACTGTGATGCCCgggcccccccagcagcccccagatTCCCATGGAGAGGGCCCTGGGTCGCCCCCAGCTGCTGTGGACACAGAGCTGGCCCGGCCATCGAGCAGCCCCAGAGGGAGAACAGACCCTGACACCCCCCAGGTGACACcggctggggtgggcagggccccCCAGGTGTTCATCGTGGAGGATCAGCCCCCTCTCCTGAGAG CGCCCCTCCTGCGCATCCGCTGTGAGCTGGTGCTGGACATGGCGTTCGTGCCGGCCCTGCAGGACCCCGGCTCCCCCGAgcgccaggagctgctgcacagctTCAACGAGACC GTCACTCCCCTCTTCGCGCCCGTGCCTGGCTTCCTGCGGCTGGAGGTCACCGGGATCAG GAAGGGCAGCGTGGTGCTGAGCTACGAGGCGCTGTTCGCGGCCGAGCAgctgccggggccggggctggacgAGCTCCTGGAGGCCGCGCTGGGCTCTGCCCGTGCCCGGCCGGGGCTGGCGCTGGGCACGGCCCCCGTCCTGCGCCACGAGGCTCTGG CGCGGCCGCTGGAGCCCTGCGCTCTGCTCTTCACCTGCCCGTCCGGCTTCGCCTGCGCCTCCGGGGCGGACGGGAACGTGACCTGCACCTCCCTGTGCCACCGCGCCTACTGCAAGAACCACGGCATCTGCTCGCACGGCCGGGAGCAGCCGCCCCGCTGCCA GTGCCCCGTGGGCAGCGATTTCTGGTTCATGGGGCTGCGCTGCGACTACCGGGTGACGCAGCAGGGCCTGCTGGGCACGGCGGCCGGGGTCCTGCTCAGCATCGTGCTCCTGGGCGCCGTGCTCGCTGCCCTCGCCGTGCGCCGCTTCAAGGCGCTGCTGCTGGAGGCCAGGGCCGACCAGACCCGCAGCAG CTACCGCCGTTTCTGCCGCCTGGACGATGTCTCGGCCCAGTACTGGtcccgctcggggctgccctCGGCCAGCTCGCTGGACAACCCGGCCTTCAGCAACtcggaggagctgctgcagctgcaggtgctggaCAGCGGCTGCTGCGGCTGCCGGGGGGACTCGGCCGGAGCCAAGCGGGGCCCggggccctgctcccacccaCAGTGCCAGCCCAG TTTCCATTATGAGTGGGacaccagctccagcagcatgAATGACCCTATGGTGGACTCGGGCAAAGCCAGCGACATCTCGGTGTCGAGCTGGCCCATGGAGCCCATCCAGTGGGCTCCCTTCCCTCTGCACCAGCTCTCCAGGCAGCGGCCG cacaaggcGCGCTGGCCGCAGTCGCTCTgcgaggggctggagctgggcacgCTGGAGCGGAGCTGGACGGCCTGA